A region of Vibrio tubiashii ATCC 19109 DNA encodes the following proteins:
- a CDS encoding AraC family transcriptional regulator encodes MAKGGKESARFHLASELGGLELLDAKYTHQNFSRHSHEGYTIGVIEKGAQRFYRTGGNHIAPQDSIILVNADEVHNGQTATEGGWEYKAMYPLPEQFAQLTEGLSSGSSIPYFPEPVVYDPELAQQLRLVFDTLAQSDNKLLRETLIYGTLVKLVSRHSKSKLDWEPKTRSQRQLLLVKEFLDDFPQADVSLEDLSKLAGLSPYYLTRSFQKEFGLPPHAYQIQARLRVAKQLLRQGLKISDVAQETGFHDQSHFHRHFKRALGVTPKQFIGKA; translated from the coding sequence ATGGCGAAAGGCGGTAAAGAATCAGCCAGATTTCATTTAGCCAGTGAGCTAGGTGGGCTTGAATTGTTAGATGCGAAATATACGCATCAGAACTTCTCTCGTCATAGTCACGAGGGCTATACCATAGGTGTGATTGAGAAAGGGGCACAACGCTTTTATCGCACGGGAGGTAATCACATTGCCCCGCAAGACAGCATCATTTTAGTCAATGCAGATGAGGTTCATAACGGCCAAACGGCGACTGAAGGGGGATGGGAGTACAAGGCCATGTATCCATTACCTGAGCAGTTTGCTCAGCTTACGGAAGGACTCTCATCTGGCTCATCCATTCCTTACTTTCCTGAGCCCGTCGTTTATGACCCAGAGCTTGCACAGCAATTACGCTTAGTGTTTGACACTTTGGCCCAATCAGACAATAAGCTGCTTAGGGAAACATTGATCTATGGCACCTTAGTCAAACTCGTTTCGCGTCATAGCAAGTCGAAACTCGATTGGGAGCCGAAGACACGCAGCCAGCGCCAGTTGTTGTTAGTTAAAGAATTTTTGGACGATTTCCCACAAGCAGATGTCAGCCTTGAGGATTTATCCAAGCTGGCGGGACTCAGCCCTTATTATCTTACGCGTAGTTTTCAAAAAGAGTTCGGCTTACCACCACACGCCTATCAGATCCAAGCCCGGCTCAGGGTAGCAAAACAGCTTCTCCGTCAAGGACTTAAGATTTCAGACGTTGCTCAGGAAACGGGGTTTCACGATCAAAGCCATTTCCATAGGCATTTCAAGCGTGCTTTAGGTGTCACGCCCAAACAGTTTATCGGCAAAGCATAG
- a CDS encoding AzlC family ABC transporter permease — MNTMTFEQDRQLSHSQLFWQGTLAMVPLSIAVIPWGLLAGSFAIESGLTVVESQALSAILFAGSAQLVATGMFKAGATLATMLLAIFFITSRHLLYSVSMRDKVSPLPLRWRLGLGFLLTDELFAICGQQSQKQFNRWYALGAGLSFYLCWNLATLAGIVAGSYIPALNELGLEFAVAATFIAIVVPNVKSSPVLLAVAVSLVTSVICYAQGIESGLMIASVAGMLAGYFAESLKGDSQ, encoded by the coding sequence ATGAATACCATGACCTTCGAACAAGACAGACAACTCAGCCACTCTCAACTCTTTTGGCAAGGTACCCTTGCAATGGTACCACTCAGTATTGCCGTTATCCCTTGGGGGCTGCTTGCAGGCTCATTTGCCATAGAATCTGGATTGACCGTTGTAGAGAGCCAAGCTTTATCAGCCATCCTCTTTGCTGGATCTGCTCAGTTGGTCGCCACAGGGATGTTTAAAGCTGGCGCAACACTTGCGACCATGCTGCTCGCGATATTTTTTATCACCTCCAGGCATTTACTCTATAGCGTCTCAATGCGAGATAAAGTAAGCCCGCTTCCACTCAGGTGGAGGCTCGGACTCGGGTTTCTTTTAACAGATGAACTGTTTGCCATTTGCGGTCAACAATCTCAAAAGCAGTTTAATCGCTGGTACGCATTGGGAGCAGGACTGAGCTTTTATTTGTGTTGGAATCTCGCCACACTCGCAGGCATTGTTGCAGGGAGCTATATCCCAGCTTTAAATGAATTAGGATTAGAGTTTGCTGTCGCAGCGACGTTTATCGCCATTGTCGTTCCCAACGTGAAATCTTCTCCGGTACTTCTTGCGGTCGCCGTTTCATTGGTCACGTCAGTCATTTGTTACGCCCAAGGAATCGAGTCAGGGCTAATGATCGCCAGCGTTGCAGGCATGCTTGCGGGCTATTTTGCCGAATCGCTAAAAGGAGATAGCCAATGA
- a CDS encoding AzlD domain-containing protein — MIMLSILAMTVLVFASRYLFLEPRLPLRLNPQAQRLLKYSSPAVLTAIWAPIVFMPEKQLWLSAGNPYLIGAVIAAFLAWKTKNVLLTTLVSMVVFLCLKLL; from the coding sequence ATGATAATGCTGTCTATTCTAGCGATGACTGTGTTGGTTTTTGCGAGTCGATATCTTTTCTTAGAACCGCGCTTGCCTTTAAGGCTCAACCCTCAGGCTCAGCGACTACTGAAATACTCTAGCCCTGCCGTGTTGACCGCAATTTGGGCACCAATTGTCTTTATGCCAGAAAAACAGCTTTGGCTCTCGGCAGGTAACCCTTATTTGATTGGCGCAGTCATTGCGGCGTTTCTAGCTTGGAAAACCAAGAATGTTCTCTTAACAACCTTGGTCAGCATGGTGGTGTTTCTGTGCCTAAAACTGCTCTAG
- a CDS encoding fumarylacetoacetate hydrolase family protein, whose product MSSVKLGEALVEPSKILCVGRNYLEHIQELNNSVPEQMVVFSKPPSSIASNLSSFHQERLHYEGEICFIVKQGKLSAVGVGLDLTKRALQSRLKEKGLPWERAKAFDGSAVFSRFVPLVGLEIESLEIELFINCVRVQKGSVKQMIYSPAVIVEELKSYTTLCDGDIIMTGTPKGVGEVHADDVFLARLKSGDKTLIEIEWVAQ is encoded by the coding sequence ATGAGTTCAGTAAAACTTGGAGAGGCTTTGGTTGAGCCAAGCAAGATTCTATGTGTTGGTCGTAACTATTTAGAACATATCCAAGAGCTGAACAATTCCGTTCCTGAGCAAATGGTGGTGTTCTCCAAACCGCCATCCTCGATTGCCTCTAACCTGAGCTCCTTTCATCAAGAGAGGCTCCACTATGAAGGCGAAATCTGCTTTATCGTTAAGCAAGGCAAATTGTCTGCGGTGGGTGTTGGACTCGATTTAACCAAGCGCGCTCTACAATCTCGTTTAAAAGAAAAGGGCTTACCTTGGGAGCGCGCAAAAGCTTTTGATGGCTCAGCGGTGTTTAGTCGTTTTGTCCCGTTAGTGGGGTTAGAGATAGAGTCATTAGAAATTGAACTGTTTATCAATTGCGTCCGTGTTCAAAAAGGCTCGGTGAAACAAATGATTTATTCGCCAGCAGTGATTGTTGAAGAGCTCAAGAGTTACACCACCTTGTGCGATGGTGACATCATTATGACCGGTACCCCAAAAGGTGTAGGTGAAGTGCATGCCGACGATGTGTTCTTAGCTCGATTAAAGTCCGGTGACAAAACGCTGATAGAGATTGAGTGGGTTGCTCAATAA
- a CDS encoding porin — protein MNIKLLAVSIAAAACGTNAFAAEIYSSEGSTLSIGGYVDVGIGEYKSSDEVEVHSVSPRLNVSGTQEVGDVTVDAKGEWQLNYLDGGDTSFKTRLGYLGVTHEQFGRAVVGTQWSPYYDVAGVADQPIAFANDFLYDDHYNLGTGRAEGMVSYRNAFDLADMANLSIGLGWQGKHSDSTETSSTGDGAVTVTRATQEYDARGQVALALSMYGFKLGYVYNGGDVDKVDANSHAFAFSSGSYGDGLYSAVVYAMNENMNGFAESDEYEILMAYALGNGLNLSVNYEAEIDDKAKKTQYSQSALQAEYSFTPNLVGFAGYQFDLGNDIKKKEEDFWTFGARYFL, from the coding sequence ATGAACATTAAATTATTAGCCGTCTCTATCGCGGCAGCAGCATGTGGTACTAACGCTTTCGCAGCAGAAATATACAGCAGTGAAGGCTCTACTCTCTCAATCGGTGGTTATGTTGATGTAGGGATTGGTGAGTATAAATCTAGTGACGAAGTAGAAGTTCATTCTGTTTCTCCACGACTCAATGTTTCGGGCACTCAAGAAGTCGGTGATGTCACGGTTGATGCTAAAGGTGAATGGCAACTCAATTACCTTGATGGAGGAGATACTTCCTTTAAAACTCGACTAGGCTATCTTGGTGTCACACACGAACAGTTCGGACGAGCCGTCGTCGGTACGCAGTGGTCTCCATATTATGATGTGGCCGGAGTCGCTGACCAACCTATCGCTTTTGCCAACGACTTCCTATACGACGATCATTACAACCTAGGTACAGGGCGTGCCGAGGGTATGGTGAGTTATCGTAATGCTTTCGATTTAGCTGATATGGCCAATTTGAGTATTGGGCTCGGGTGGCAGGGTAAACACTCAGACTCCACTGAGACGAGCTCTACTGGTGATGGCGCCGTTACTGTTACACGTGCAACTCAAGAGTATGATGCTCGCGGGCAAGTCGCTTTAGCGCTAAGTATGTACGGCTTCAAATTAGGCTATGTATACAACGGCGGTGATGTAGACAAAGTTGACGCTAATTCACATGCATTTGCCTTTAGTTCAGGTTCATACGGTGATGGCTTGTATTCTGCGGTCGTATACGCCATGAATGAAAACATGAACGGCTTTGCAGAAAGTGATGAATATGAGATTTTGATGGCTTATGCATTGGGTAACGGCCTAAATCTCAGCGTTAACTATGAAGCAGAAATTGACGATAAGGCGAAGAAAACTCAATACAGCCAGTCTGCGCTTCAAGCCGAATATAGTTTCACTCCTAATCTAGTTGGATTCGCTGGATACCAGTTTGATTTAGGGAATGATATTAAAAAGAAAGAGGAAGACTTCTGGACATTTGGTGCACGTTACTTCCTATAA
- a CDS encoding TonB-dependent siderophore receptor, whose protein sequence is MTTPTYFKRSTLSLALLTAFSHPVLAADETKQDTTQLETITVMGKAYRNTATKTALEPEETPQGITVIEGELLEQRGVKSVSQALRYAPGVVTEQKGAAVTMYDNFSIRGFNTNNVSYYDGLVLPYLPGWNLQPQIDPIAIQQIEVFKGPTSVLYGSMPPGGMVNIIAKNPQVEDRTSVGLATGSRNLVEASIDSAGQIADSDFSYRLVALARKQDSQVNGAEEERYVFAPSLDWQVTDRTLINFNMYYQKDPAMGINSSMPLEVLKAQSPSVSMGDENWSKFERDVFMLGYKINHEFSNGWSFLQNARYMDASLYQENTYHRGTGFNASTGQLTRSIYSTNESSKSYVIDNQLSGLVVTGDWEHNLLLGIDYQDLTGDSLYKEYSANAGFYGFNAYKPNNNLLDRSQIKEVYKENHDISYSQTGFYFQDQMRYDNLVLLAGGRYDLFKSSDKKVSSNPLGDGTEKSDHNQFSYRVGALYELANGVSPFASFATSFEPAAGTDSKGNSFKPQTGEQFEVGIKYMSPDMSKSLTASYFTITKNDSIVADPADPTYRDKIQVGKVRSQGLELEGRADLTENWDVQASYTYIDMKVTEALDQNSVGTTPIYVPDHSATLWTNYYVYSGVLSGMRLGGGARYMGEMQMDASNTQGKVPSYTVVDLSVGYELGNMSEALSGAHANLVVNNLFDKEYYTCFDKTNCWFGAEQSVELNVKYDF, encoded by the coding sequence ATGACAACTCCAACCTATTTTAAGCGCTCAACCCTTTCATTGGCGCTGCTGACCGCCTTTTCACATCCAGTTTTAGCAGCGGACGAGACAAAACAAGACACAACCCAACTCGAAACCATTACGGTAATGGGCAAAGCCTATCGTAATACCGCAACGAAAACGGCCTTGGAGCCTGAGGAAACCCCGCAAGGTATAACGGTCATTGAAGGGGAGTTGCTCGAACAACGTGGTGTTAAATCTGTTTCTCAAGCATTGCGTTACGCACCGGGTGTGGTCACTGAACAAAAAGGTGCGGCAGTCACCATGTATGACAACTTCTCTATCCGAGGTTTCAATACAAACAACGTAAGTTACTACGATGGTCTGGTATTACCTTACTTACCTGGTTGGAACCTACAGCCTCAAATTGATCCAATTGCTATTCAGCAAATCGAAGTGTTTAAAGGGCCGACATCTGTTCTTTACGGTTCAATGCCACCAGGTGGGATGGTGAACATCATTGCCAAAAATCCACAAGTGGAAGATCGCACTTCAGTAGGCCTTGCAACAGGATCGCGTAATCTAGTCGAAGCTTCTATCGACTCAGCAGGTCAGATTGCTGATAGCGATTTTTCATACCGATTGGTTGCTTTAGCGCGTAAGCAAGATAGCCAAGTTAATGGCGCCGAAGAGGAGCGTTATGTCTTTGCGCCATCACTAGATTGGCAAGTCACTGACCGTACATTGATTAATTTCAACATGTACTACCAGAAAGATCCTGCCATGGGTATTAACTCATCTATGCCATTGGAAGTGCTGAAAGCGCAATCTCCGTCAGTGTCAATGGGCGATGAGAACTGGAGCAAGTTTGAGCGTGACGTGTTTATGCTTGGCTACAAAATTAACCATGAGTTTAGTAATGGTTGGTCGTTCTTACAGAATGCACGTTATATGGATGCGTCTCTCTACCAAGAGAATACTTATCATCGAGGCACAGGATTTAATGCATCAACTGGTCAGTTAACAAGAAGTATCTACTCTACAAATGAAAGTTCGAAAAGCTATGTGATTGACAACCAACTTTCTGGTTTAGTTGTTACTGGTGACTGGGAACATAACTTACTGCTCGGAATTGATTATCAAGATCTGACTGGTGACTCTTTGTATAAAGAGTACTCTGCAAACGCAGGTTTTTATGGCTTCAATGCCTATAAACCAAATAACAATCTCTTAGATCGCAGCCAGATTAAAGAGGTCTACAAAGAAAACCATGATATTTCATACTCTCAGACAGGTTTCTATTTCCAAGATCAAATGCGCTATGACAACTTAGTACTGCTTGCTGGAGGTCGTTATGACTTGTTTAAGTCTAGTGATAAAAAAGTGAGTTCTAATCCTCTAGGTGATGGGACCGAAAAATCTGACCACAATCAGTTCTCTTACCGAGTTGGTGCCCTGTATGAGTTAGCTAACGGTGTATCACCGTTTGCAAGCTTTGCGACCAGCTTTGAGCCTGCCGCAGGCACAGATTCCAAAGGCAATTCGTTTAAACCGCAAACGGGAGAACAGTTTGAAGTGGGTATTAAGTACATGTCACCAGATATGTCGAAAAGCCTCACCGCTTCTTACTTCACTATTACGAAGAATGACAGCATCGTTGCCGATCCAGCTGATCCAACATATAGAGATAAAATCCAAGTTGGAAAAGTGCGTTCGCAAGGTTTAGAGCTAGAAGGACGTGCAGACTTAACGGAAAACTGGGATGTTCAGGCGTCATACACTTACATAGATATGAAAGTGACAGAGGCACTTGACCAGAACTCAGTCGGAACAACGCCAATTTATGTTCCTGATCATAGTGCGACTCTGTGGACTAACTACTACGTCTATTCAGGCGTATTGTCGGGAATGAGACTTGGTGGTGGTGCTCGCTACATGGGTGAAATGCAGATGGATGCATCAAACACACAGGGCAAAGTGCCATCTTACACCGTGGTTGATCTGTCAGTGGGCTATGAACTTGGCAACATGAGTGAGGCTCTTTCTGGCGCACACGCAAACCTAGTTGTGAATAACTTGTTTGATAAGGAGTACTACACCTGTTTCGATAAAACGAACTGCTGGTTTGGCGCGGAGCAAAGTGTAGAGTTGAACGTTAAATACGACTTCTAA
- a CDS encoding AraC family transcriptional regulator: MDNSIERFSNGFNRVSKLLSYIHSHLHLPLGLDELAQQSCWSRWQLQRVFQAETGLSVASYVRELKLSSAAEQLLDTSERVIDIGLSLGFSSEISFSRSFKQKFGMSPRAYRKLGLRTGLRKPIENPAERNCALVASFVEVRVESKSSFLLKGIHGEIHGLFSITPDFQQKVPQLWRKLEETVASSTSERLPAMGVIDVTHSHFDGSNIHYWAGVELGEMPLYPQLPSLISDQLDTLSVPSQTYAVIKHKGPVANLPKTLEWFVIHWLPNSGYRGVDGFELECYPAQYDHLSDEAEMEYWVPIADSL, encoded by the coding sequence ATGGATAACAGTATCGAGCGATTTTCAAATGGGTTTAATCGAGTCAGTAAACTGCTGTCTTACATCCATTCTCACTTACACTTGCCGCTAGGTTTGGATGAACTCGCCCAACAAAGCTGTTGGTCTCGTTGGCAACTGCAACGCGTTTTTCAAGCTGAAACAGGACTTTCTGTTGCTAGTTATGTGCGAGAGTTAAAGTTGAGTAGCGCTGCAGAGCAGCTTCTGGATACCTCAGAGCGTGTGATTGATATTGGTTTATCACTTGGTTTTAGTTCAGAGATCAGTTTTAGTCGCTCGTTTAAACAGAAATTCGGCATGAGCCCGAGAGCCTACCGTAAGTTAGGACTCAGAACAGGACTACGTAAGCCGATAGAAAACCCAGCCGAGAGAAACTGTGCGCTAGTTGCGAGCTTTGTTGAGGTAAGAGTTGAGTCGAAGAGTAGCTTTTTACTCAAAGGTATTCATGGTGAGATTCATGGCTTGTTTTCGATTACCCCTGACTTTCAACAGAAAGTCCCGCAGCTTTGGCGCAAGCTTGAAGAGACAGTCGCTAGCAGTACCTCAGAGCGTTTACCTGCTATGGGTGTGATTGATGTAACCCACAGCCACTTTGATGGCAGTAATATCCACTATTGGGCCGGTGTTGAATTGGGTGAAATGCCACTTTATCCTCAGTTACCTTCATTGATATCAGACCAACTTGATACCCTCTCTGTCCCTAGCCAAACCTATGCCGTTATCAAACATAAGGGGCCTGTGGCTAACCTACCTAAAACCCTAGAGTGGTTTGTTATTCATTGGCTGCCTAACTCTGGTTACAGGGGCGTCGATGGTTTTGAGCTGGAATGTTACCCTGCGCAATATGACCATTTATCTGACGAGGCAGAAATGGAGTATTGGGTACCTATTGCTGATTCTCTCTAG
- a CDS encoding alkyl/aryl-sulfatase: MTTRFAPSAISLALIVSFSAAADYASLDTYQGKPASEHTKQANEALAKQLPWQDVTAFERTQKGLMAEFGTHEAGELKNRFEYMSDMSVDQLPASVNPSIWRQGMLNYAAGGLYQVTDGVYQIRGADLSNMTIYRTDNGYVIHDPLLSKQAAAASWEFAKMHLPKINGEHKITGMIYSHMHADHFGGSRGIIESGDFVKDAPIYAPNDFIKELADENVIAGTAMSRRANYQYGTTLDNNTQGIVDNALGLGTSRGEVTLVAPTVEIEEREKVITIDGLDFHAINMPGAEAPAEIVLYVPEYRSLNTAELTYDGMHNIYTFRGAKVRDALVWTKYLTELKLRYVDSGLVDNIHAAHSAPVWNDPETENNEISEYMTLQRDNYGFIHNQAMRLANHGVTINDVGREIEKIVPQSQIDTWHTNGYHGSYSHNARAVVNLYLGYHDMNPVNTNPLQTTEKSCVYVEAAGADVLFSAGQKHFEHGQYQQASQLFNDLVQCEPTNIEYRFALADSFEQQGYQSETMAWRNSYLQGAVELRTGEIKPSIKLASPDVIANTPTGMFLDFLAVRLNAEKAEQAELDFNFGIHHPDLNEYYFGEVSNSNMANIQVETLPETDVMLDISKADMTDMVLGKVTLQELTQSGKAILTGDTSLVEKLTSSLDDFDGMFEILPMPNK; this comes from the coding sequence ATGACTACCCGTTTTGCACCATCTGCTATTTCACTAGCGCTTATCGTTTCATTTTCAGCGGCCGCGGATTACGCCAGCTTAGATACCTATCAAGGAAAGCCTGCTTCAGAGCACACAAAGCAAGCCAATGAAGCATTAGCAAAGCAGTTACCTTGGCAAGACGTGACCGCATTTGAACGTACTCAAAAGGGCCTGATGGCAGAATTTGGCACTCACGAAGCGGGTGAATTAAAGAATCGTTTTGAATATATGTCTGATATGAGTGTTGATCAGTTACCTGCTTCGGTGAACCCGTCGATTTGGCGTCAAGGTATGCTCAATTACGCCGCGGGAGGCTTGTATCAAGTGACTGATGGCGTGTACCAAATTCGAGGAGCCGATCTCTCGAACATGACAATTTATCGCACTGACAATGGCTATGTGATTCATGATCCGCTGTTATCCAAGCAAGCTGCTGCGGCCTCTTGGGAATTTGCCAAAATGCATCTGCCGAAAATAAATGGAGAGCATAAGATTACCGGTATGATTTACTCACACATGCACGCGGACCATTTTGGCGGTTCACGCGGCATTATAGAGTCGGGCGATTTTGTTAAAGATGCGCCAATCTATGCGCCTAACGATTTCATCAAAGAGCTAGCTGATGAAAATGTGATAGCGGGTACTGCCATGAGCCGTCGCGCTAACTATCAATATGGCACAACCTTGGACAACAATACCCAAGGCATTGTAGACAACGCGTTGGGCTTAGGCACTTCACGTGGCGAAGTTACTCTGGTTGCACCGACAGTAGAAATAGAAGAGCGAGAAAAGGTCATCACTATTGATGGTCTAGACTTCCACGCGATAAACATGCCGGGTGCGGAAGCGCCAGCCGAAATAGTGCTTTATGTTCCGGAGTATCGTTCACTAAATACTGCAGAACTTACTTACGATGGGATGCACAATATCTATACCTTCCGCGGAGCTAAAGTGCGTGATGCGCTAGTTTGGACAAAATACCTCACTGAACTCAAGCTGCGTTATGTCGATAGTGGCTTGGTCGATAATATTCATGCCGCTCACTCTGCACCTGTGTGGAATGATCCAGAGACTGAGAACAACGAAATCTCAGAATACATGACGCTACAGCGTGACAACTACGGTTTCATCCATAACCAAGCCATGCGCTTAGCAAACCATGGTGTGACTATTAACGATGTCGGTCGTGAAATCGAAAAGATTGTTCCGCAGTCGCAAATTGATACTTGGCATACCAACGGCTATCACGGTTCATACAGTCACAATGCTCGTGCAGTGGTCAACCTTTACCTTGGCTATCACGATATGAACCCAGTAAATACCAATCCACTCCAAACGACAGAAAAATCTTGTGTTTATGTCGAAGCAGCGGGGGCGGATGTACTGTTTAGCGCAGGGCAGAAACATTTCGAACATGGACAATATCAGCAAGCCTCTCAGTTATTTAATGATTTAGTCCAGTGTGAACCAACCAATATCGAGTATCGTTTTGCTCTGGCAGACAGTTTTGAACAGCAAGGCTACCAGTCAGAAACCATGGCGTGGCGCAACTCGTACTTGCAAGGAGCGGTAGAGCTGAGAACAGGAGAAATTAAACCGTCTATCAAACTGGCTTCTCCGGACGTAATTGCCAATACACCAACAGGTATGTTCCTAGATTTCCTTGCGGTAAGACTTAATGCAGAGAAAGCTGAACAAGCTGAGTTGGACTTCAACTTTGGTATTCATCATCCTGATTTGAATGAATACTATTTTGGCGAAGTGTCAAACTCGAACATGGCCAATATCCAAGTTGAAACCTTGCCAGAAACTGACGTAATGCTAGACATCAGCAAAGCAGATATGACGGATATGGTGCTTGGAAAGGTAACTCTACAAGAGCTTACTCAATCTGGAAAAGCGATACTCACAGGGGATACTTCCTTAGTTGAAAAGCTAACCAGCAGCTTGGATGACTTTGATGGTATGTTTGAAATTTTGCCAATGCCGAATAAGTAA
- a CDS encoding LysR family transcriptional regulator — protein MQESSIDLNLLKVFISVYEHRSITIAAEVMGLTQPGVSGVLKRLQQQLGVQLFIRSGRGIAPTHQAHELARQIEPALNQITNAIEGMESFSTANSRRFVVYTSEPMMLMLLPKIEADPTLGKVQIELHPTQSNEEKLLHNLSQQKADLAIDFANYSAPSFFSEYFYTDELCVIARKDHPRIKGGLSLEQFYSEKHVTLKLRREDAYLADYFTEEVIAERNVAAECDSLVSQMTMISNSNCLAAMVRSIADQFADKLDLQVLDAPFTNLPVKYRMMTHNRMKFSPANQWLREKLKSYFES, from the coding sequence ATGCAAGAAAGCAGTATCGATCTGAATTTGTTGAAAGTGTTTATCTCTGTCTACGAGCATCGCTCAATTACCATCGCAGCAGAGGTGATGGGCTTGACTCAACCCGGTGTGAGCGGCGTGCTTAAGCGTTTGCAGCAACAACTAGGCGTTCAGCTTTTTATACGTTCAGGTCGAGGTATCGCACCAACCCATCAAGCCCATGAACTCGCCCGCCAAATAGAGCCTGCACTGAATCAGATTACTAACGCAATAGAAGGGATGGAGTCATTCAGCACAGCTAATTCACGTCGCTTTGTCGTTTATACATCCGAGCCAATGATGTTAATGCTGCTGCCAAAAATCGAAGCAGACCCAACACTGGGTAAGGTGCAAATTGAACTTCACCCAACGCAGTCGAATGAAGAGAAACTACTCCACAACCTAAGCCAGCAAAAGGCAGATTTGGCCATTGATTTTGCCAACTATTCCGCGCCCTCCTTTTTTTCCGAATATTTTTATACCGATGAACTGTGTGTGATTGCCCGCAAGGATCATCCTCGAATAAAAGGGGGACTGAGTTTAGAGCAGTTTTATAGCGAAAAGCATGTGACGCTAAAGCTGAGGAGGGAAGATGCCTATCTCGCCGATTATTTTACTGAAGAAGTAATCGCAGAGCGAAATGTCGCCGCAGAGTGTGACTCACTCGTGTCACAGATGACCATGATTTCCAACAGCAACTGCCTAGCCGCCATGGTAAGAAGCATTGCGGATCAATTTGCCGACAAATTAGATTTGCAGGTACTTGATGCTCCGTTTACCAATCTTCCGGTTAAATATCGAATGATGACGCATAATAGGATGAAGTTTAGCCCCGCCAATCAATGGTTAAGAGAGAAACTTAAGTCTTACTTTGAAAGCTGA
- a CDS encoding M20 family metallopeptidase, whose protein sequence is MNFSLNEYLEELRPLIDVDCGTYTLDGIEFIASQFEAKFQALSGWSVERIDCAKAGVGLEIRNKPQAEQIDVMLVGHMDTVFPVGTAALRPMSLDQDKAYGPGVSDMKSGLLNIVYAMRNLDQAVLDKLSICICMNPDEETGSLDSVEWIQSVAKQAKNVLVAEAARADGGLVKARKGMARYKLSFNGVAAHAGNEPEKGRSAITEMANWILAINGMTNFESGTTLNVGIVSGGAGANIVPEQAEAIVDIRFWNNAEYDEVDTKLNGMATTPFVEGVKIELEREAYKPSMVPSAETESLMALVEQSAQELSVDINWKEVGGGSDANNTAILGVPTLDGLGPIGAGFHSDQEYLLLESIEPRIKLLMRVIEKLAH, encoded by the coding sequence ATGAATTTCTCTTTAAATGAGTATTTAGAAGAACTGCGCCCATTAATCGACGTGGACTGCGGCACTTACACGCTAGATGGTATTGAGTTTATCGCTTCTCAGTTTGAAGCTAAGTTCCAAGCGCTATCGGGCTGGAGTGTAGAGCGAATTGATTGCGCTAAAGCGGGCGTTGGCCTAGAGATTCGCAATAAGCCTCAAGCTGAGCAGATTGATGTGATGCTAGTGGGCCATATGGATACAGTGTTCCCGGTAGGGACTGCGGCACTAAGGCCGATGTCCCTTGACCAAGATAAGGCCTATGGTCCGGGTGTGTCAGATATGAAGTCTGGCTTACTCAATATTGTTTATGCAATGCGTAACCTTGATCAAGCGGTGCTAGACAAGCTTTCTATCTGTATTTGTATGAACCCAGACGAAGAGACTGGATCATTAGATTCTGTCGAGTGGATTCAATCCGTCGCTAAGCAAGCTAAAAACGTTCTGGTTGCTGAAGCGGCTCGCGCTGATGGTGGTTTAGTCAAAGCTCGTAAGGGGATGGCACGTTACAAGCTGAGCTTTAATGGCGTTGCCGCGCACGCTGGGAATGAGCCTGAGAAGGGTCGTAGCGCTATTACTGAAATGGCAAACTGGATCTTAGCCATTAATGGTATGACTAACTTTGAATCTGGCACGACACTCAATGTTGGGATTGTTTCAGGTGGCGCTGGCGCCAACATTGTACCTGAGCAAGCAGAGGCGATCGTTGATATCCGTTTCTGGAACAATGCGGAATACGATGAGGTCGATACAAAGCTCAACGGAATGGCGACTACGCCATTTGTTGAAGGTGTGAAGATTGAGCTTGAGCGTGAAGCCTACAAGCCTTCTATGGTGCCGAGCGCTGAAACTGAATCTTTGATGGCTTTGGTTGAACAATCCGCGCAAGAGCTTTCGGTTGATATTAACTGGAAAGAAGTCGGTGGTGGTTCTGATGCAAACAATACGGCTATTCTGGGCGTCCCAACTTTAGATGGCCTTGGCCCAATTGGTGCGGGCTTCCACAGTGACCAAGAGTACTTGTTACTAGAGTCCATCGAGCCACGTATCAAGCTATTAATGCGTGTGATTGAAAAGTTAGCGCACTAA